One Mercurialis annua linkage group LG3, ddMerAnnu1.2, whole genome shotgun sequence DNA window includes the following coding sequences:
- the LOC126672600 gene encoding uncharacterized protein LOC126672600: MTLTIQGRPQGGLPSTTENNPREQLKVVELRSGRNMENANGKRHIVEEDDSSQELPKDCEEVAIDVEEPYFRPPPPPPFMPKVQFPSRLRKAPDNGKFHKFLEIFKKLQINLSLADALREMPQYAKFLKDIITNKRSWDNGATIPVTEVCASINLMPLTLFMTLFGEQTVKSTSMVLQLADHSLERPYGIVEDVLVKVDKFIFPVDFVILDYAVDKECPMILVRPCMNTGRALIDVHGGKLTLRIDEEIVEFDKKKIMRGTIEEEGYMRVDLVDELVED; this comes from the exons ATGACTCTTACAATTCAAGGTAGACCGCAAGGGGGATTGCCCTCTACTACGGAAAATAACCCAAGGGAGCAACTTAAAGTGGTAGAGCTTCGAAGTGGGAGAAATATGGAAAACGCTAATGGCAAGAGACATATTGTGGAAGAGGATGa CTCAAGTCAAGAACTACCTAAGGATTGTGAGGAGGTGGCTATTGATGTTGAAGAACCATATTTTAgacctccaccaccaccaccttttATGCCAAAAGTTCAATTCCCAAGTCGGTTGAGAAAGGCTCCGGACAATGGAAAGTTCCACAAGTTTCTTGAAATATTCAAGAAACTTCAAATCAACCTAAGCCTAGCGGATGCTTTGCgagagatgccccaatatgctAAGTTTTTGAAGGACATCATTACCAACAAGCGGAGTTGGGATAATGGTGCAACAATCCCCGTTACGGAAGTTT GCGCTAGTATTAATCTCATGCCTCTAACTCTTTTCATGACGCTATTCGGAGAGCAAACCGTGAAGagcacctcgatggtactccaacTAGCGGATCATTCTTTGGAGAGGCCTTATGGGATTGTTGAGGATGTGCTTGTCAAAGTGGATAAGTTCATATTTCCGGTTGATTTTGTCATTTTGGACTACGCGGTGGATAAAGAGTGCCCCATGATCTTAGTGCGACCCTGTATGAACACCGGAAGAGCTTTAATTGATGTGCATGGTGGGAAATTGACCTTGAGGATTGATGAAGAAATAGTTGAGTTCGATAAGAAGAAAATCATGAGGGGTACCATCGAGGAGGAAGGATACATGAGGGTTGATTTGGTAGATGAGCTTGTGGAGGATTAG